A genomic region of Micropterus dolomieu isolate WLL.071019.BEF.003 ecotype Adirondacks linkage group LG11, ASM2129224v1, whole genome shotgun sequence contains the following coding sequences:
- the exd2 gene encoding exonuclease 3'-5' domain-containing protein 2 isoform X2 → MSHRGPLTAVITTVLGATLGGLLIWHVYRTKGKRLPSTQKVADPVEDPCPVEKEFTAVEHQYTQPSHLLEKEVKVVECQTAQLPPSVQIPSSEQLLGVKPVMVSSEEEWQQLWPLMQKELSVFPVLGLDCEWVSVKGRTSAVSLLQMATYSGLCVLVRLLAFRSSQQPFPLSLMEVLRDPHILKVGVSCYEDGKRLTRDYGLSLTCTVDLRYLALRQRLATVNNGLSLKSLAADLLNISLDKSLELRCSDWEADQLTLEQMTYAARDAQVSIALFLHVLGLRSEANSASSGSSYSELAARCQGLVDMPFRGRGEGDDRASDGERRRRMRKPPSYESPESGDQQVPDPRKNNKRKPLGVGYSARKSPLYDNCFLHAPDGQPLCTCDKKKAKWYLDKGIGVLQSEDPFVVRLLFEPSGRPDSQQDYYLTAKENLCVVCGKADSYIRKNIVPHEYRRHFPSEMKDHNSHDILLLCTSCHAASNVHDSFLKQQLAEEFVAPQGCEDGVRLLEDSDRRRVRSAARALLTAGEGLPEQRREELQALIKSFLNMNEEQELTDEALQQAAGLETRIFNEAYVPHGLKVVRAHAEQGLQGLMDLERRWRQHFLTTMQPSHLPPLWSVDHNHSKFLRKYGEDLPIKLN, encoded by the exons ATGTCTCATCGAGGGCCTTTAACTGCTGTTATAACTACAGTATTAGGGGCAACCTTAGGAGGACTGCTCATATGGCATGTTTACAGAACGAAAGGGAAGAGGCTGCCTTCCACTCAGAAGGTGGCTGATCCTGTAGAAGATCCATGTCCTGTGGAAAAGGAGTTTACAGCCGTAGAGCATCAATACACCCAACCATCACATCTTCTGGAGAAAGAGGTCAAGGTTGTGGAGTGTCAGACCGCACAACTGCCCCCTTCTGTACAGATACCATCTTCTGAACAGCTGCTTGGGGTGAAACCAGTGATGGTGAGCTCTGAAGAGGAATGGCAGCAGCTGTGGCCACTGATGCAAAAGGAGCTGTCGGTCTTCCCTGTGCTGGGGCTTGACTGTGAATGG GTGTCTGTGAAAGGCCGAACCTCTGCGGTCTCCCTGTTGCAGATGGCCACGTATTCAGGTCTTTGTGTCCTGGTGAGACTGTTGGCGTTTCGCAGCAGCCAGCAGCCATTCCCTCTCAGTTTAATGGAAGTCCTCAGAGACCCACACATCTTGAAAGTTGGTGTCAGTTGCTATGAAGATGGCAAGCGTCTGACGCGTGACTACGGTCTGTCGCTGACATGTACGGTTGACCTGCGTTACCTTGCCTTAAGACAAAG GCTAGCTACAGTGAATAATGGCCTGAGTCTGAAGTCTCTGGCAGCCGATCTGTTGAATATATCCTTAGACAAATCTCTGGAGCTGCGCTGCAGTGACTGGGAGGCAGATCAACTGACGCTGGAGCAG ATGACGTATGCTGCCAGAGATGCCCAAGTTTCCATCGCCCTCTTCCTTCATGTCCTTGGCCTCCGCTCTGAAGCCAATTCTGCCTCCAGCGGGAGTTCCTACTCTGAGTTGGCTGCCCGCTGCCAGGGCCTGGTGGACATGCCCTTCAGGGGCCGAGGAGAGGGCGATGATAGGGCCTCTGACGGAGAGCGGAGGCGGCGGATGCGGAAACCCCCCAGTTATGAAAGTCCGGAGTCTGGAGATCAGCAAGTCCCAGACCCTCGAAAGAATAACAAGAGGAAACCGCTGGGTGTAGGCTATTCTGccag AAAGTCTCCCCTCTATGATAACTGCTTCCTCCATGCCCCAGATGGCCAGCCTCTGTGTACCTGCGACAAGAAGAAAGCCAAATGGTACCTAGATAAAGGAATAGGAG TGCTCCAGAGTGAAGATCCTTTTGTTGTGAGGCTGCTGTTTGAACCGTCAGGACGTCCCGACTCCCAGCAGGACTATTATCTCACTGCTAAGGAGAATCTCTGTGTTGTCTGCGGCAAAGCAGATTCCTACATCAG GAAAAACATTGTGCCACATGAGTACAGACGGCATTTTCCCAGTGAGATGAAGGACCACAACTCCCATGACATCCTGCTGCTCTGCACCAGTTGCCACGCCGCCTCCAATGTGCACGACAGCTTCTTGAAGCAGCAGCTAGCTGAAGAGTTCGTCGCCCCTCAGGGCTGCGAGGACGGAGTTCGCCTTCTGGAGGACTCGGACCGACGGCGGGTACGTTCGGCAGCTCGGGCTCTTCTCACCGCTGGGGAAGGACTGCCGGAGCAGCGACGAGAGGAGCTGCAGGCTTTGATCAAGAGCTTCCTTAACATGAACGAGGAGCAGGAGCTGACGGACGAGGCGCTGCAGCAGGCTGCAGGTTTGGAGACGAG GATTTTCAACGAGGCGTACGTGCCTCACGGTCTGAAGGTGGTGCGAGCCCATGCCGAGCAGGGCCTGCAGGGCCTGATGGACCTGGAGCGTCGCTGGAGGCAGCACTTCCTTACCACCATGCAGCCCAGCCACCTCCCTCCCCTCTGGTCCGTCGACCACAACCACAGCAAGTTCCTCCGCAAATACGGAGAGGACCTGCCCATCAAACTCAACTGA
- the exd2 gene encoding exonuclease 3'-5' domain-containing protein 2 isoform X1 has product MSHRGPLTAVITTVLGATLGGLLIWHVYRTKGKRLPSTQKVADPVEDPCPVEKEFTAVEHQYTQPSHLLEKEVKVVECQTAQLPPSVQIPSSEQLLGVKPVMVSSEEEWQQLWPLMQKELSVFPVLGLDCEWVKAKGVSVKGRTSAVSLLQMATYSGLCVLVRLLAFRSSQQPFPLSLMEVLRDPHILKVGVSCYEDGKRLTRDYGLSLTCTVDLRYLALRQRLATVNNGLSLKSLAADLLNISLDKSLELRCSDWEADQLTLEQMTYAARDAQVSIALFLHVLGLRSEANSASSGSSYSELAARCQGLVDMPFRGRGEGDDRASDGERRRRMRKPPSYESPESGDQQVPDPRKNNKRKPLGVGYSARKSPLYDNCFLHAPDGQPLCTCDKKKAKWYLDKGIGVLQSEDPFVVRLLFEPSGRPDSQQDYYLTAKENLCVVCGKADSYIRKNIVPHEYRRHFPSEMKDHNSHDILLLCTSCHAASNVHDSFLKQQLAEEFVAPQGCEDGVRLLEDSDRRRVRSAARALLTAGEGLPEQRREELQALIKSFLNMNEEQELTDEALQQAAGLETRIFNEAYVPHGLKVVRAHAEQGLQGLMDLERRWRQHFLTTMQPSHLPPLWSVDHNHSKFLRKYGEDLPIKLN; this is encoded by the exons ATGTCTCATCGAGGGCCTTTAACTGCTGTTATAACTACAGTATTAGGGGCAACCTTAGGAGGACTGCTCATATGGCATGTTTACAGAACGAAAGGGAAGAGGCTGCCTTCCACTCAGAAGGTGGCTGATCCTGTAGAAGATCCATGTCCTGTGGAAAAGGAGTTTACAGCCGTAGAGCATCAATACACCCAACCATCACATCTTCTGGAGAAAGAGGTCAAGGTTGTGGAGTGTCAGACCGCACAACTGCCCCCTTCTGTACAGATACCATCTTCTGAACAGCTGCTTGGGGTGAAACCAGTGATGGTGAGCTCTGAAGAGGAATGGCAGCAGCTGTGGCCACTGATGCAAAAGGAGCTGTCGGTCTTCCCTGTGCTGGGGCTTGACTGTGAATGGGTAAAGGCCAAAGGC GTGTCTGTGAAAGGCCGAACCTCTGCGGTCTCCCTGTTGCAGATGGCCACGTATTCAGGTCTTTGTGTCCTGGTGAGACTGTTGGCGTTTCGCAGCAGCCAGCAGCCATTCCCTCTCAGTTTAATGGAAGTCCTCAGAGACCCACACATCTTGAAAGTTGGTGTCAGTTGCTATGAAGATGGCAAGCGTCTGACGCGTGACTACGGTCTGTCGCTGACATGTACGGTTGACCTGCGTTACCTTGCCTTAAGACAAAG GCTAGCTACAGTGAATAATGGCCTGAGTCTGAAGTCTCTGGCAGCCGATCTGTTGAATATATCCTTAGACAAATCTCTGGAGCTGCGCTGCAGTGACTGGGAGGCAGATCAACTGACGCTGGAGCAG ATGACGTATGCTGCCAGAGATGCCCAAGTTTCCATCGCCCTCTTCCTTCATGTCCTTGGCCTCCGCTCTGAAGCCAATTCTGCCTCCAGCGGGAGTTCCTACTCTGAGTTGGCTGCCCGCTGCCAGGGCCTGGTGGACATGCCCTTCAGGGGCCGAGGAGAGGGCGATGATAGGGCCTCTGACGGAGAGCGGAGGCGGCGGATGCGGAAACCCCCCAGTTATGAAAGTCCGGAGTCTGGAGATCAGCAAGTCCCAGACCCTCGAAAGAATAACAAGAGGAAACCGCTGGGTGTAGGCTATTCTGccag AAAGTCTCCCCTCTATGATAACTGCTTCCTCCATGCCCCAGATGGCCAGCCTCTGTGTACCTGCGACAAGAAGAAAGCCAAATGGTACCTAGATAAAGGAATAGGAG TGCTCCAGAGTGAAGATCCTTTTGTTGTGAGGCTGCTGTTTGAACCGTCAGGACGTCCCGACTCCCAGCAGGACTATTATCTCACTGCTAAGGAGAATCTCTGTGTTGTCTGCGGCAAAGCAGATTCCTACATCAG GAAAAACATTGTGCCACATGAGTACAGACGGCATTTTCCCAGTGAGATGAAGGACCACAACTCCCATGACATCCTGCTGCTCTGCACCAGTTGCCACGCCGCCTCCAATGTGCACGACAGCTTCTTGAAGCAGCAGCTAGCTGAAGAGTTCGTCGCCCCTCAGGGCTGCGAGGACGGAGTTCGCCTTCTGGAGGACTCGGACCGACGGCGGGTACGTTCGGCAGCTCGGGCTCTTCTCACCGCTGGGGAAGGACTGCCGGAGCAGCGACGAGAGGAGCTGCAGGCTTTGATCAAGAGCTTCCTTAACATGAACGAGGAGCAGGAGCTGACGGACGAGGCGCTGCAGCAGGCTGCAGGTTTGGAGACGAG GATTTTCAACGAGGCGTACGTGCCTCACGGTCTGAAGGTGGTGCGAGCCCATGCCGAGCAGGGCCTGCAGGGCCTGATGGACCTGGAGCGTCGCTGGAGGCAGCACTTCCTTACCACCATGCAGCCCAGCCACCTCCCTCCCCTCTGGTCCGTCGACCACAACCACAGCAAGTTCCTCCGCAAATACGGAGAGGACCTGCCCATCAAACTCAACTGA